Proteins found in one Populus alba chromosome 14, ASM523922v2, whole genome shotgun sequence genomic segment:
- the LOC140954574 gene encoding uncharacterized protein, translating into MENEGRSQPKAQYQKELEGVRNDVAHLTRMLEQILRARDGEGTSTQPNEAPAAAQIPVAPINIGANTPTKQSPARPIQIPIIMDLTKEDAHDFKFSNYEGDDKWTALEERLRAIEGNDLFDPIRAAEVCLVPNIVIPKKFRVPEFVKYTGMECPKTHLRSYYNKMAEFNLEIAPDRTSLISMEKGTQESVRAYAQRWRDQAINVQPPLIETEMVTLFANTFRAPYYEHLMGSSAQHFYDVVRIAKRIEQGIRSGRIAEPLEKKGFIGRKKEIEIAPLPIPPMQPPFPTWYNPEDSPNQNSNPLPKHVDGRGGVNTMEIGSKKRVLKVTMAKLYLMLVQSGHLEETTEYCTGESNFCPFHKKEGHHIDECIEFHQRVARMLTLGELRIEDVSDNEEVEMIEKCRIQSTANGRSKLVLTRPSYASKVDYGAMPGDYGYTSNIEAPLPLFQTEISGLTRSGRCFTPEELERQRKAKGKEVLDLDKEFEVNKPVTEEETNEFLKLMKHSEYSIVDQLKKTPAKISIMSLILSSEPHRNALQKVLNEAYVP; encoded by the exons atggaaaacgaaggaaGGTCACAACCAAAAGCTCAGTACCAAAAAGAACTTGAAGGAGTTCGGAATGATGTGGCGCACCTAACCCGTATGTTAGAGCAGATATTGAGAGCCAGAGATGGAGAGGGAACGTCTACTCAACCTAATGAAGCACCAGCAGCAGCTCAAATTCCTGTCGCACCTATAAACATAGGGGCAAATACACCAACTAAGCAGAGTCCTGCTCGGCCCATCCAAATCCCTATTATAATGGATTTAACAAAAGAAGATGCACATGACTTTAAATTCTCTAATTATGAAGGAGATGATAAGTGGACTGCCCTAGAAGAGAGGCTAAGGGCAATTGAAGGAAATGATTTGTTTGACCCAATTAGGGCCGCTGAAGTGTGTTTAGTGCCTAACATTGTGATCCCAAAGAAGTTCAGAGTGCCGGAGTTTGTTAAGTATACTGGGATGGAATGCCCGAAGACCCATCTCCGCTCCTACTATAACAAAATGGCAGAG ttcaatctAGAGATTGCTCCTGATAGGACCAGTTTGATTAGCATGGAGAAAGGAACTCAAGAGTCCGTAAGGGCTTATGCTCAAAGGTGGCGTGACCAAGCTATCAATGTGCAACCTCCGCTGATAGAGACAGAAATGGTGACTTTGTTTGCCAATACTTTCAGGGCTCCATACTATGAACACCTTATGGGTAGTTCAgcacaacatttctatgatgtcgTGCGGATCGCCaagaggattgaacaagggaTCCGGAGTGGGAGAATTGCAGAACCtctagagaagaaaggtttcattggaaggaagaaagaaattgag ATAGCTCCTCTACCCATACCACCTATGCAGCCACCTTTCCCTACCTGGTACAACCCCGAG GATTCGCCTAATCAGAATTCAAACCCTTTACCTAAACATGTTGATGGTAGGGGAGGAGTGAATACCATGGAGATTGGTAGCAAAAAGAGGGTGTTGAAAGTGACTATGGCCAAGCTATACTTGATGTTGGTACAGTCTGGACATTTAGAAGAAACAACTGAGTACTGCACAGGGGAAAGTAACTTTTGCCCTTTCCATAAAAAGGAAGGGCATCACATTGATGAATGCATTGAATTTCATCAAAGAGTTGCAAGAATGTTAACTCTAGGAGAGTTGAGGATTGAGGACGTAAGTGACAATGAAGAGGTAGAGATGATAGAGAAATGTAGAATCCAATCAACAGCTAATGGTCGCTCAAAACTGGTATTAACTAGGCCCTCATATGCAAGCAAAGTAGACTATGGAGCGATGCCTGGAGATTATGGTTATACCTCGAATATTGAAGCTCCTCTGCCGCTGTTCCAAACGGAGATAAGTGGGCTAACTCGGAGTGGTCGTTGTTTCACACCTGAAGAACTAGAAAGACAAAGAAAGGCTAAAGGCAAGGAGGTGCTGGACCTCGATAAAGAGTTTGAGGTGAATAAACCTGTGACTGAGGAAGAAACAAATGAGTTCTTGAAACTGATGAAGCATAGTGAGTACAGTATAGTGGATCAGTTGAAGAAGACCCCTGCTAAGATCTCCATCATGTCATTAATACTCAGCTCCGAGCCACACCGTAATGCTTTGCAAAAAGTACTGAATGAGGCCTATGTGCCCTAA